A stretch of the Chanos chanos chromosome 1, fChaCha1.1, whole genome shotgun sequence genome encodes the following:
- the sncaip gene encoding synphilin-1: MDAPEYLDLDEIDFSDDLAYASKNIPELCRRNDNQSEERQVPGINWSRNVSSHSGNGIKPTGIADVYSKFRPVKRVSPLKHQPEIPDGESDRKGPGQNDSGNKEESSVKTSQDNVSSCDVQSIKNKGVANGGLFGELEHYDLDMDEILDVPYIKSNQQMATLPRVASEKRALGNSSTDRFHGVKTSTQTHPDLGGMTQYCVLSPVKWPDMRKSKSMDPDYLRAQTVGYELSPNSLHCSSTSEADKLLPNRSYPDTPTHKAGSETPGSQPLMFPLQGCAGNRQDTGKSWSNSRMYGECDEETKKSQNIINIVREGQISLLPHFAAENLELIRDEGGNNLLHISAAQGHADCLQHLTSLMGEDCLNERNNDQLTPAGLGVKNGHLECVRWMVSETEAIAELSCSRDHPSLIHYAARYGQERILLWLLQFMQEQAISLDEVDQYGNSAVHVAAQYGHLGCIQTLVEYGSNVTVQNQQGERPSQTAERHGHTTCSRYLVVVETCMSLASQVVKLTKQLHEQSTARVALQNQVKLLMEGSDTHGRPRSPSAFAPPVDAWPEMTLTAEVAPGDGQWVLRQRNVDSDSVLRKLLGKDIADRVSAKEKLSLEFQEGAAEGGARGADSGPGRRLGVVERRELKLARLKQIMQRSLSESDSDAYPPEESKHVRPERPNQLPIAEQEEPLTGLNLLMKKHSSTTDRKFLFASRTSKSVDGYNPSPTSDNSDLDHEIKTGDPAGDYADHKVATSPKSALKSPSSRRKTSQNLKLRVTFDEPVVHKDGQGVETKGASLKEGEKVSVRTTEPGETWKRPFGTFRSIMETLSGNQNSNNNNLQAASVVKHSNSSVAQGQSGKKTEAKSSQGGQFKCKNKTSAV; the protein is encoded by the exons ATGGATGCTCCTGAGTACCTGGATTTGGACGAGATTGATTTCAGCGATGATTTAGCT tATGCCTCAAAGAACATTCCAGAGCTTTGTCGCAGAAATGATAACCAGAGTGAGGAGAGACAAG TTCCGGGTATCAACTGGAGTCGAAATGTATCATCGCATAGTGGGAATGGAATCAAACCCACTGGCATTGCTGATGTGTACAGCAAATTTAGGCCTGTTAAACGTGTCTCTCCCCTCAAACACCAACCGGAGATCCCTGACGGTGAGTCAGACAGAAAGGGCCCGGGTCAAAATGACAGTGGAAACAAAGAAGAATCGTCCGTCAAAACCTCCCAAGATAACGTGTCCTCCTGTGATGTCCAGAGCATCAAAAACAAAGGCGTGGCAAATGGAGGTCTTTTCGGGGAGCTGGAGCACTACGATTTGGACATGGATGAGATCCTGGACGTACCTTACATTAAGTCCAACCAACAAATGGCCACCCTCCCTAGAGTGGCTTCAGAAAAGAGGGCATTGGGTAACAGCAGCACTGATAGGTTCCATGGTGTCAAGACTTCCACGCAGACCCACCCTGACTTGGGGGGTATGACGCAATATTGCGTCCTTTCGCCCGTGAAGTGGCCCGACATGAGAAAGTCAAAATCCATGGATCCGGACTATCTCCGTGCACAGACGGTCGGATACGAGCTCTCTCCTAATTCTCTCCACTGTTCCTCCACATCAGAAGCGGACAAACTCTTACCTAATAGAAGCTACCCTGATACCCCAACTCATAAAGCAGGCAGTGAGACACCAGGGAGCCAGCCCTTAATGTTCCCTCTACAAGGGTGTGCTGggaacagacaggacacaggCAAGTCTTGGAGCAATTCAAGAATGTATGGAGAATGTGATGAAGAGACAAAGAAGTCCCAGAATATTATCAACATTGTTCGCGAGGGCCAGATCTCTCTTTTG CCTCATTTTGCAGCGGAAAACTTAGAGCTAATCCGCGATGAAGGAGGGAACAACCTGCTCCATATCTCTGCAGCACAGGGCCATGCTGACTGTCTGCAGCATCTGACCTCTCTCATGGGTGAGGACTGTCTCAATGAACGCAACAACGATCAGCTCACTCCTGCTGGGCTTGGCGTTAAG AATGGACATCTGGAGTGTGTGCGTTGGATGGTGAGTGAAACTGAGGCCATCGCAGAACTGAGCTGTTCCCGTGATCATCCCAGTCTGATACATTACGCAGCGCGCTACGGGCAG GAAAGGATCCTGTTGTGGCTTCTTCAATTTATGCAAGAGCAGGCGATCTCTCTGGATGAAGTGGACCAGTATGGAAACAGCGCCGTGCACGTTGCCGCCCAGTACGGCCATCTGGGCTGCATTCAG ACACTTGTGGAATATGGCTCCAATGTCACAGTTCAGAACCAGCAGGGAGAGAGGCCTTCCCAGACTGCCGAGCGGCATGGTCACACCACCTGCTCTCGGTACCTGGTAGTGGTGGAGACCTGTATGTCATTGGCTTCCCAAGTGGTCAAGCTAACTAAACAACTCCATGA ACAAAGCACAGCGAGAGTGGCTCTACAGAATCAGGTCAAGCTGCTTATGGAAGGTTCAGACACTCATGGTAGACCACGATCACCAAG TGCCTTTGCCCCCCCTGTGGATGCCTGGCCTGAAATGACCCTCACTGCAGAGGTTGCCCCTGGTGATGGACAGTGGGTACTCAGGCAGAGGAACGTGGACTCAGACTCTGTCCTGCGGAAACTACTTGGGAAGGACATTGCTGACAGAGTGAGTGCCAAGGAGAAGCTGTCCCTGGAGTTCCAGGAGGGGGCAGCAGAGGGCGGCGCTAGAGGAGCGGACTCTGGGCCTGGGAGGAGACTGGGTGTGGTGGAGCGTCGTGAACTGAAGCTGGCCCGACTCAAGCAGATAATGCAGCGTTCTCTCAGCGAGTCCGACTCAGACGCCTACCCGCCAGAGGAATCCAAACACGTACGTCCGGAAAGACCGAACCAGCTGCCCATCGCGGAGCAGGAGGAGCCTCTTACAGGTTTGAACTTATTGATGAAAAAGCATAGCTCCACTACTGATCGCAAGTTCTTGTTTGCAAGCAGGACTTCCAAATCTGTGGATGGATACAACCCCTCACCAACATCTGACAACAGCGACCTAGATCACGAAATAAAAACTGGGGACCCCGCTGGGGATTATGCTGATCACAAGGTCGCGACAAGTCCCAAAAGTGCCCTCAAATCCCCGTCTTCCAGGAGAAAGACTTCTCAAAACTTAAAACTTAGGGTCACTTTTGATGAGCCGGTCGTCCACAAGGACGGGCAAGGCGTCGAGACCAAAGGTGCGTCCCTTAAAGAGGGCGAGAAAGTATCGGTCAGGACTACCGAACCCGGGGAAACGTGGAAGCGACCTTTCGGAACGTTCCGGTCCATCATGGAAACGTTAAGCGGCAATCAgaacagtaacaacaataatCTCCAGGCCGCATCTGTGGTCAAACACTCAAATTCTAGTGTAGCACAGGGTCAATCTGGGAAGAAAACTGAAGCAAAATCCAGTCAAGGAGGTCAGTTTAAGTGCAAGAACAAAACAAGTGCTGTTTAA
- the lox gene encoding protein-lysine 6-oxidase, translated as MRCFTLNSSLISCILFCILSCALRNALTQLHPDSGAARAQRTGPFRRIQWRNHGRVFNLFSRGSEYVPSSQTGQRGEGGPLVLISENNDTRSAINSRLPDANLQTSRTTDSQVRGVRRRQGGVLRQRQSTQSDTNPVDQRQTDTAPLSDLRPEDRMAGDDPYDPYKNHNNIPYYNYFDSYYRPVPRTRNRNDYGTRHLQNGLPDLVLDPSYVQISTYVQRVPMYNLRCAAEENCLASSSYSARDYDTRVLLRFPQRVKNQGTADFLPSRPRYAWEWHSCHHHYHSMDEFCHYDLLDASTQSRVAEGHKASFCLEDTSCDPGYYRRYACTSHTQGLSPGCYDTYNADIDCQWIDITDVKPGKYILKITANPGYQVPESDFSNNIVRCDIQYTGTAAYASGCSLSQY; from the exons ATGCGTTGTTTTACTTTGAACTCGTCTTTGatttcatgcattttattttgcatcTTGAGTTGTGCTTTGAGAAACGCTCTCACTCAGCTGCATCCAGACTCAGGAGCAGCACGTGCGCAACGGACAGGTCCTTTTCGACGAATCCAATGGAGAAACCATGGAcgtgtttttaatttatttagtcGCGGTTCTGAATACGTTCCATCGAGCCAAACAGGGCAGAGAGGTGAAGGCGGTCCGCTTGTTTTGATCAGTGAGAACAATGATACAAGATCAGCGATCAACTCAAGGCTGCCTGATGCAAACTTGCAAACTTCAAGGACCACGGATTCTCAGGTGCGCGGCGTGCGCCGACGCCAAGGTGGGGTGCTTAGACAACGGCAGTCAACACAGTCTGACACGAATCCCGTTGACCAAAGACAAACGGATACAGCACCCCTCAGCGATTTAAGACCAGAAGACAGAATGGCAGGGGATGATCCTTACGACCCTTacaaaaatcacaataacattCCCTATTACAATTACTTTGACTCATATTACAGACCAGTGCCTCGGACCAGGAACAGAAACGATTATGGGACTAGACATTTACAAAATG GTCTCCCGGACTTGGTACTGGACCCCTCCTACGTCCAGATTTCTACTTATGTCCAGAGAGTGCCTATGTATAACCTTAGGTGTGCAGCAGAGGAGAACTGCTTGGCAAG CTCCTCTTATTCGGCGAGGGACTATGATACCAGGGTGCTGCTAAGGTTTCCTCAACGGGTTAAGAACCAAGGAACGGCGGACTTTCTCCCGAGCAGACCACGCTATGCTTGGGAATGGCACAGTTGTCATCA TCACTACCATAGCATGGATGAGTTTTGCCATTATGACCTGTTGGACGCTAGCacacagagcagggtggcagaGGGACATAAAGCCAGCTTTTGCTTAGAGGACACGTCATGTGATCCTGGCTACTACAGACGCTATGCctgcacatcacacactcag GGATTGAGTCCTGGCTGTTATGACACCTATAATGCAGACATTGACTGTCAGTGGATAGATATCACTGATGTGAAGCCTGGAAAGTATATCCTCAAG ATTACTGCGAATCCTGGCTACCAGGTGCCTGAGTCTGACTTCAGTAATAATATTGTTCGTTGTGACATCCAATACACTGGCACTGCTGCCTACGCATCAGGGTGTTCTTTATCCCA GTATTAA